atttctgtctctgtctctttctccccctctctctctgtctttctctctcactctctgtctgtctgtctctgtctctctttgtccctgtctctgcatctctctctccaattatgtggagtgcacccattccgatcaggcccacagcagctactGTGATGatcagctttgcccattttgcgAGGCGCCCGTTTacttgaagtccagctgagctctttagtgccgccattttgagcaacaattcatgtgctgcctgcagagcaaatcctgcctcaataggtcagattatcaataaaatatattaGAATCAGAATTAAGATCATTTCCTGGCTCTgtgctgttaatataaaatgtactttccgtcccctgggaagtgtaggggatggaggatgaaatgggatttagttccagtgcttgaaacccttcagctctttctatgatttcactaatttaacaattagattgagtgggtatttcaccgcgttcttcagctcctctctgaatttagcctgggtcaggacataaatacacgtatttgtgcaggaactgagaagctgcagcatcgtggatgtgtgttctgtgataaaaacagggtcagtgaaggagtaataagtctgaatgtctgcaattcgcgcataaatgtaaaatacaacctgtgtcagccacaataatataaaactgcccgatatactgaagagtaaaatgatggatttctttcggttctccatctctgggtccttgtgattctctccattgctgcttccccggagtcccctgcggactcgactggccactaaaatacgtctgaccgtcagaatattgagcagcaaaatcagacagaacgggacacaaggggttaaaatgaggtgaaacatgtcaaatgcagcCCATGCGGTGGAAGTGCGGAAGCTGGGTTTAGTGTCACAATACCAGGGAACATTATTAATTATATAGAGAGGGttatatgtaaagtaccaggggagactctctaaacagcccagcacactcactgttcccagaaccacagccgccgttctctcggtgcaatattccgttttcagcttctcacaacaaatggccacaaatcgatcgaaagtgaaagcgactgtgaaccagacagaaacacccGTGCATGCAAAACCCATGAAgcgaataaaactacacacgggagtaatgttcaGGACTGAACCTGGGAGATAAATCGCATTAATCCGATTCAATatcacatcagtgataacgaccatgagatcggccactgccattcccaccaggtagacgctgatacatttggagagaccgcactttcctcgggacaggatcacaatcgccaccaagttaactgtaagagagagaaaaggaagcagagaaattactgctcagacctggagccaaagcagcagtttgagaggatctggggttaaATTTCCAGCTTTATTGCTGCATCGAAGGtagaaagtgattcattgacctgggcagcgttttcgggcagagagatgttctggaataatgaattgggagttggatacagaaagtgaataaagtgagcacaggATCCACTGGacgggctgagtgagggcgcagtgccgctggggaagggagaaggggttttccCAAGCCGGAATTCAGCGGAtaaaagccggatttgggctccagactgacgggaaagagagcGAATGATCGGGAAGGTGAGAGGACAgggggaggcagctgatttgttgctctgggttaagagagccgacagggttTGTCACAAAAACGGAAAAGACAGCTTGAGATCGAGCCAGTGAgtgtgattgggagggagacaaggaaaaggacatgtcggagctggaggggagtcaggagcagatggtttgggaaagcggataaactgaagcaagggatgaggagacagaggattcaatgcagtgggaggagaggctgggattcacagggagagactgcagcagagtgttagaggggaTCTAATCTATAGGGCccaataacacaatccaactaatacactcAACAGTTCAttactgtggttattggtgtcagggaacctgtgctgggtataaaatgtgttcaataaatttactttgcacattcaattaaaattaaattgaaaagtattaattaaatctACTTCATTGTTGATTGAATTCAGCCGATCTTTAAAAATACAATATCCGAATAATTCgttacgatcaagaaattactgattctattcttgaagtaaattttaattatgtttagtatTAAGTTgtaaaacacagaacattcacaaaaacagactgaggacctgacaggggtataaacatgaggagcgagtccctaaataaaaactcacccaatctgaccacatcataataactccTTCAAGtaacattttctgtgtttaattgTGCTGGATGTTTCAactgttcattctgatgaattattcacaccacagcctctccctttccctctcagtcaccctctctatcactcactctactctctttctcaagtccattttcatatccgattaaatcctctcatcctgtgcctgcattctgttcaccagccccgtgttccaccgatcctattctcagtgtcagtttgttaaatagtaaagcctctgtggaatagtttaatgtctccacagatcatccaagtctccacctgttcacctacactgttcacttcatctacaaatcatgggaTAAACGGAATCAaattcctcttccagacagagctcacaataattgagattccttctcctgtaattgtaatgtaaagtgatagatggcgggactgttcaattAACTAAACGCCAAAATaatacttataatctacagataaatagaagggctcctgattccaacagactcAGTGCAAACTGAGACACcagaacatcaaaacatttcattttacaatgaagtccagcGACAATCAATGAATTCattcacagtgaagcagagaaggagacgtaaaagagtcagcagcaaacacaGTTTAGTAGCTCgatatctgaagcggcgtcagatacacagatAATGGAATAATATTCCATAactgtgataaccaataaatacattgaaatcccagttaaactgaaacatgttattggggaggggggacattgtgctgcctccttgtaacactgagaccgtgagctgtctcattatcaatcactgaaaacac
This DNA window, taken from Heptranchias perlo isolate sHepPer1 chromosome 2, sHepPer1.hap1, whole genome shotgun sequence, encodes the following:
- the LOC137300307 gene encoding probable G-protein coupled receptor 139; this translates as MHYPVIFQIQHIYYPVLAALGVPVNLVAIVILSRGKCGLSKCISVYLVGMAVADLMVVITDVILNRINAIYLPGSVLNITPVCSFIRFMGFACTGVSVWFTVAFTFDRFVAICCEKLKTEYCTERTAAVVLGTVSVLGCLESLPWYFTYNPLYIINNVPWYCDTKPSFRTSTAWAAFDMFHLILTPCVPFCLILLLNILTVRRILVASRVRRGLRGSSNGENHKDPEMENRKKSIILLFSISGSFILLWLTQVVFYIYARIADIQTYYSFTDPVFITEHTSTMLQLLSSCTNTCIYVLTQAKFREELKNAVKYPLNLIVKLSSITLRIVMNWNVLPERMMEAESILA